From a single Intestinibaculum porci genomic region:
- a CDS encoding helix-turn-helix domain-containing protein, which translates to MTKKNKHMSLSDRIVIESGIREGCSKAEIAKRIGKSPSTVGKEIKRNLHITHRFTLPRECAAYKHCKRGRTCENDCPDFVQYICLRRDRSPGACNGCSKYSHCRFTKYTYTAKAAESNYRVNMRVPREGVNMKYSEAHRMAKIIGPQLKRGMSPYAIVTNNPQLGISEKTLYNYIEEGVFEEDGIDCTCLRRQTGRKMTKKRKQMYKKRKDRSYLKGRTWDVFQEALKENPDASILEMDTVYSNETNGPFMQTFKFIDFGLLMEVYHDTKTAQAMVDGLNYLEGIIGRDLFSKYVTFIVTDYHTKIFNPKI; encoded by the coding sequence TTGACCAAAAAGAATAAACATATGTCACTAAGCGATCGTATTGTGATCGAATCAGGCATTAGAGAAGGCTGTTCCAAGGCTGAAATAGCCAAAAGAATCGGCAAGAGTCCATCAACCGTCGGAAAGGAAATCAAGCGTAACCTTCACATTACTCATAGATTCACTCTTCCAAGGGAATGTGCAGCTTATAAACACTGTAAACGCGGACGCACCTGTGAAAATGACTGCCCTGATTTCGTTCAGTATATATGCTTAAGAAGGGACAGATCACCTGGTGCCTGCAATGGCTGCTCTAAGTATTCTCACTGCAGATTTACCAAGTATACATATACGGCTAAAGCAGCAGAAAGCAATTACCGTGTAAACATGAGAGTCCCCAGAGAAGGCGTTAACATGAAGTATTCAGAGGCTCATCGTATGGCTAAGATTATCGGACCTCAGCTTAAGCGGGGAATGTCCCCTTATGCCATTGTCACTAACAATCCTCAGCTTGGCATTTCCGAAAAAACTCTTTACAACTACATTGAAGAAGGAGTGTTTGAGGAAGACGGAATCGACTGCACTTGCCTAAGACGACAAACCGGCAGAAAAATGACCAAGAAACGTAAGCAAATGTACAAAAAGAGAAAAGATAGATCTTATCTTAAAGGCCGTACATGGGATGTGTTTCAGGAGGCCTTGAAGGAGAACCCTGACGCTTCAATCCTTGAGATGGATACAGTTTATTCAAACGAAACGAATGGACCGTTCATGCAGACGTTCAAGTTTATTGATTTTGGACTCCTGATGGAGGTATATCACGATACAAAGACCGCTCAAGCTATGGTTGACGGCCTTAACTATTTGGAAGGTATCATTGGAAGAGATCTATTTAGCAAGTATGTGACCTTTATAGTTACTGATTATCACACAAAAATATTTAACCCGAAGATTTAA
- a CDS encoding IS1595 family transposase: protein MEIQNIAANLSNIKLDQFQIEQILDMVEEYIEANETASTPIIEHCPKCPEKHPKMIKAGHTKSGKQMYRCKSCNKRFVADTGQLTFYSHQSLSKWKIVLKDTLNGLALRETAFKIGVHYVTVFRMRHKLLHFIEMILANDSVGDVAEIDEKYILASHKGTKLEGVDPRKHGSIAPKPGITDILVCIMTVVSRGGNTFIHTYNTGRPTDVNGYEFCQHIDKESYCFIDGINIYDWSLKKRNCGVKHLKLDEYTKTDHLNTVNGLHSFIESEIIYYRNISTKYINRYNSLFMIQYNFRKLNISEKVTKLLGMLRQHQQYFYIRQLSKESIFKFSNSIFDL, encoded by the coding sequence ATGGAAATTCAAAACATTGCTGCTAACTTATCTAATATTAAACTAGATCAATTTCAAATTGAACAGATTCTTGATATGGTTGAGGAGTATATTGAAGCTAATGAAACTGCGTCTACACCTATCATAGAGCATTGCCCAAAATGTCCTGAAAAACATCCTAAAATGATCAAAGCAGGACACACAAAAAGTGGCAAGCAAATGTATAGATGTAAAAGCTGTAATAAACGCTTTGTAGCGGATACCGGTCAATTAACTTTCTATTCACATCAGAGCCTTTCAAAGTGGAAAATTGTTCTTAAAGATACACTCAACGGTTTAGCTTTACGCGAAACTGCATTCAAAATCGGTGTGCATTATGTAACTGTATTTAGAATGCGTCATAAGCTACTTCATTTCATTGAAATGATCCTAGCTAATGATTCTGTAGGTGATGTAGCTGAAATAGATGAGAAGTACATCCTGGCGAGTCATAAAGGGACCAAGCTGGAAGGCGTTGATCCTCGAAAACATGGATCAATAGCACCGAAACCAGGCATAACTGATATTCTAGTATGTATTATGACCGTAGTTTCCCGAGGCGGAAATACATTTATTCACACCTATAATACCGGTCGACCTACTGACGTGAATGGCTATGAATTTTGTCAGCATATTGATAAAGAAAGCTACTGCTTTATAGATGGTATCAATATTTATGACTGGAGTCTGAAAAAACGAAATTGCGGCGTAAAGCATCTAAAACTCGATGAGTATACAAAAACTGATCATTTGAATACTGTAAATGGACTTCATTCATTTATTGAATCAGAAATCATCTATTATAGAAATATATCTACAAAGTATATAAATAGATATAACTCGTTATTTATGATCCAATATAATTTCAGAAAACTCAATATCAGCGAGAAAGTTACAAAGCTTTTAGGGATGCTGAGACAGCATCAGCAATATTTCTACATTCGCCAACTCAGTAAAGAAAGTATATTTAAGTTTAGCAATAGTATATTTGATCTGTAA
- a CDS encoding diguanylate cyclase, which produces MHEKKRLGILIETTDEYNLELIRGAQAAADESDAELVVFTGTGAQRRTHFEDFLNKNNMAYDYANIAGIDQLLVPVSNIILGSHMTTEQFLARYDIPLITLNYYNEHYSSVMYDAGKGVIDEISFMISKGCRHIAFIGGPADRQGTKARFEAYKMALSYHQISLDFSLVCHCANYTSYNRDIIEPFLKAHPEIDGIFTVTDRLAYCVYDILHDLKKNIGKDILVGSFDDDSHSAYTNPPLASVHGDSALLAYLAGLEALAPHTDIFHSSVPTTFVSRSSLGAHFAMDDTLSEYLNQAYRNHCDADEIAHVLTIFLFDDKIVFDNVLKEEVTTFFRKVISIQEMPESFHQFLFVQLGHIITFTNMKFIDIDRFNAILVALFKARLQYEPDQIPLLTALQNDLFNHIILSYSAMAAQNSTDYDEDKLSLNISSRITMGVNQGQSIYDLIAESLTIMNVKNAMLLVFPEKIYFNREDDFIPPSMAFLKAHIKDGKPEKTLNTFYSLDDLLNHFPGNYKTVSTISFNEEQYGILLTDYPYEKLSDIEFLLSQFGTAFYITGILEKLNIQSITDELTGVFNRRGILEKLDETIATLRFDEFAYILFADLDRLKKINDQYGHEAGDQAIIGAASILTNAFPRDLVGRIGGDEFMVIIKTRYPAFIKTVDDRIVTQSENFALEHDYPFTVSIAYGMSVFDHNATPGEIKHLIDNADSFMYESKKRHHQLMDEKL; this is translated from the coding sequence ATGCATGAGAAGAAACGATTAGGAATCCTCATTGAGACAACCGATGAATATAATTTAGAGCTCATTCGTGGTGCCCAGGCAGCCGCTGATGAAAGCGATGCGGAGTTAGTGGTCTTTACCGGGACAGGCGCCCAGCGACGCACGCACTTTGAGGATTTTCTAAACAAAAATAATATGGCTTATGATTATGCTAATATCGCCGGCATTGATCAGCTGTTAGTACCGGTTTCTAATATTATTCTTGGTTCTCATATGACGACTGAACAGTTTTTAGCGCGTTATGATATTCCCCTAATCACCCTCAACTATTACAATGAACATTACAGTTCAGTAATGTATGATGCCGGGAAAGGCGTAATCGATGAAATCAGTTTTATGATTAGCAAGGGCTGTCGGCATATTGCCTTTATCGGCGGACCGGCTGATCGTCAAGGCACGAAAGCGCGCTTTGAAGCTTATAAAATGGCTTTATCCTATCATCAGATATCCCTGGATTTCTCATTAGTCTGCCACTGCGCTAACTATACCAGCTATAATCGTGATATTATTGAGCCATTCCTTAAGGCCCATCCAGAAATCGATGGCATCTTTACCGTTACTGATCGCCTTGCTTACTGCGTTTATGATATTCTTCATGATCTCAAGAAAAATATTGGCAAGGATATTTTAGTTGGCAGTTTTGATGATGATTCCCACTCTGCTTATACTAACCCACCACTAGCGAGCGTTCACGGTGACAGTGCTCTATTAGCTTATCTTGCTGGTTTGGAAGCACTCGCGCCGCATACCGATATTTTTCACTCATCGGTGCCGACGACATTTGTCTCGCGCAGCTCGCTAGGCGCCCACTTTGCGATGGATGATACGCTATCTGAATACCTCAATCAGGCTTACCGCAATCACTGTGATGCGGATGAGATCGCACACGTTTTAACGATTTTCCTTTTTGACGATAAGATCGTTTTTGATAATGTGCTCAAAGAAGAAGTGACAACTTTCTTTAGAAAAGTTATCAGTATCCAGGAGATGCCAGAAAGCTTCCATCAATTCTTATTTGTCCAGTTAGGACACATTATCACTTTTACGAACATGAAGTTTATTGACATCGATCGCTTCAACGCCATTTTGGTCGCTCTCTTTAAAGCGCGCCTCCAGTATGAGCCAGATCAAATCCCATTACTTACAGCATTACAGAATGATTTATTCAATCATATCATTTTATCTTATAGTGCCATGGCCGCGCAAAACAGCACAGACTATGATGAAGATAAATTATCACTCAACATCAGTTCCCGCATTACCATGGGCGTCAATCAGGGCCAAAGCATTTATGATCTGATTGCCGAATCATTAACGATCATGAACGTCAAAAATGCGATGCTGCTGGTCTTCCCAGAAAAGATTTACTTCAATCGTGAAGATGACTTTATTCCGCCATCAATGGCTTTTTTGAAAGCTCATATCAAAGATGGCAAACCGGAGAAAACGCTCAATACCTTTTATAGCCTCGATGATTTATTAAATCATTTCCCTGGCAATTATAAAACTGTCTCAACGATTTCGTTCAATGAAGAACAGTATGGCATTTTATTGACCGATTATCCGTATGAGAAACTCTCTGATATTGAGTTCTTACTATCGCAGTTTGGCACCGCGTTCTATATTACTGGTATCTTAGAGAAGCTCAACATTCAGTCGATCACCGATGAATTAACGGGCGTCTTCAATCGCCGCGGCATCTTAGAAAAACTCGATGAAACGATTGCGACGCTGCGCTTTGATGAATTTGCCTATATTTTATTTGCGGATTTAGATCGTCTCAAAAAGATCAATGATCAGTATGGCCACGAAGCGGGTGACCAGGCCATTATCGGCGCTGCCTCCATACTTACCAATGCCTTCCCGCGCGACTTAGTCGGACGCATTGGCGGTGATGAATTCATGGTCATTATTAAGACACGGTATCCCGCTTTTATTAAAACCGTTGATGATCGGATTGTCACGCAAAGTGAAAACTTTGCCTTAGAACATGATTATCCATTTACGGTATCGATCGCCTATGGGATGAGTGTCTTTGATCACAATGCAACACCAGGCGAAATTAAACATCTCATTGATAATGCGGATAGCTTCATGTATGAAAGCAAAAAACGTCATCATCAGTTGATGGATGAAAAACTGTGA
- a CDS encoding tyrosine-type recombinase/integrase, with amino-acid sequence MKISDDSLKFWKISRDYLHSYISLVSGCSKETLRSYKTSMNNYIDFIEKTYGIKRTEMTFDIFSRDKFEEYIKWMKTDKQYSVDTVRLRISAIRSFLEYAGSVDIELMHYYVSVAKVKLPRKVKKPILYLTKEEMKAILSATDGDTKLHRRDRIIVILLYALGCRVSEITSLMLSSLHLNCNDPYVVVHGKGNKTRHVPIFDNTIDHLNEYIREYHPDNVEAPLFYSYYRGDKRELSDDTIERVLKRAADVARKECESIPMKIHVHLIRKTRAMHLFQQGIPLILISQMLGHEQVSTTTGFYAFATYDMMVNAVKKANSDLAEEPVKYNVKDIEEYLCTLD; translated from the coding sequence ATGAAAATTTCTGATGATTCGTTAAAGTTTTGGAAGATTTCACGTGACTATCTTCACAGCTATATCAGCCTGGTTTCTGGGTGCTCCAAAGAGACGCTCAGGTCGTATAAGACATCGATGAACAATTATATTGACTTCATCGAGAAAACATACGGAATTAAAAGGACTGAAATGACATTCGATATCTTCTCGCGTGATAAGTTTGAGGAATACATCAAATGGATGAAGACAGATAAGCAATATTCTGTTGACACAGTCCGACTGCGAATAAGTGCCATTAGATCCTTTCTTGAATATGCCGGATCTGTGGATATTGAACTGATGCATTATTATGTGTCAGTTGCCAAAGTTAAGCTTCCCCGAAAGGTGAAGAAACCAATTTTATATCTGACAAAGGAAGAAATGAAGGCAATCCTTTCTGCTACGGATGGCGATACGAAACTTCATCGAAGAGATAGGATCATTGTCATCCTTCTCTATGCTCTCGGCTGCAGAGTATCTGAAATTACCAGCCTCATGCTATCATCATTACACCTGAACTGTAATGACCCATATGTAGTCGTTCATGGTAAAGGAAATAAAACGAGACATGTGCCAATATTTGATAATACAATTGATCATCTGAATGAATACATCAGGGAATATCATCCTGATAATGTGGAGGCGCCTTTATTTTATTCTTATTACAGGGGTGATAAGCGAGAGCTTTCTGATGACACCATTGAACGTGTTTTAAAAAGAGCCGCTGATGTCGCAAGAAAAGAATGTGAGTCAATTCCTATGAAAATCCATGTGCATCTTATAAGAAAGACACGTGCAATGCATCTGTTTCAGCAGGGAATACCGCTTATTCTTATATCCCAAATGCTCGGCCATGAACAGGTTTCTACAACAACAGGTTTCTACGCATTTGCGACTTATGACATGATGGTGAATGCAGTAAAGAAAGCCAATTCTGATCTTGCGGAAGAGCCTGTTAAATACAATGTAAAGGATATTGAAGAATATCTCTGTACGCTGGACTGA
- a CDS encoding tyrosine-type recombinase/integrase, with the protein MSEVIFKSSMAEKIEGFIRFKRSQGYKYDVAPIYTLRYFDEYCLTHGNPTEYSERLVTGFIIHFQEKRNFKKCDFISTLREMGSYLRATGNSSAYVPGKEFQTKRHVKNVYVMSEEEIIAFFGEMDRYYYEKRDDQSVCHCGRNFVYPAYFRLLHATGVRTFEARWLKSSDVNLDQKYIDIMNSKGNRDRRLYIRDDLADYLIKYHEQIIRMFPDTEWFFPSVEGMKCENAGAFAAFFNKIWKKTPFYIEGAKHPTPYSLRHHFATANIIRWASNGEDVHAHLPYLMRAMGHSEIEATYYYVHLVQEHYGMIKEKCSELEDLFPEVIKYDENF; encoded by the coding sequence ATGAGTGAAGTTATTTTTAAAAGCAGTATGGCCGAGAAGATTGAAGGCTTCATAAGGTTTAAGCGCAGCCAGGGATACAAGTATGATGTAGCACCCATATACACCCTTAGATATTTTGATGAATACTGCCTCACTCATGGCAACCCGACTGAATACAGCGAGCGGCTTGTCACCGGCTTTATAATCCATTTTCAGGAAAAGAGAAATTTTAAAAAATGTGACTTCATCAGCACACTGAGGGAAATGGGATCTTATTTACGTGCCACAGGTAATTCATCTGCTTATGTTCCCGGCAAGGAATTTCAGACCAAAAGGCATGTAAAGAACGTCTACGTAATGTCAGAAGAGGAAATTATCGCCTTCTTTGGTGAGATGGATAGATACTACTATGAAAAACGTGATGATCAGAGCGTCTGTCATTGTGGAAGAAATTTTGTCTATCCAGCATACTTTCGTCTTCTCCATGCAACAGGTGTTCGAACATTTGAAGCCAGATGGCTGAAGTCATCTGATGTAAATCTTGATCAGAAGTACATTGATATAATGAACTCCAAGGGAAACAGGGACAGAAGGCTCTACATCAGAGATGATCTTGCTGACTATCTTATCAAGTATCATGAACAGATCATTAGAATGTTTCCTGATACGGAATGGTTTTTCCCGTCTGTAGAAGGAATGAAATGTGAAAATGCTGGAGCCTTTGCTGCATTCTTCAATAAAATTTGGAAAAAAACGCCATTTTACATTGAAGGTGCCAAGCATCCGACGCCGTATTCGCTGCGCCACCATTTTGCAACGGCCAACATTATTAGATGGGCCTCCAACGGCGAGGATGTTCATGCTCATCTCCCATACCTGATGAGAGCCATGGGACATAGTGAAATTGAGGCTACGTATTATTACGTGCATCTGGTCCAGGAGCACTATGGAATGATTAAAGAAAAGTGTTCAGAACTCGAAGATCTGTTTCCAGAGGTGATCAAATATGATGAAAATTTCTGA
- a CDS encoding IS110 family RNA-guided transposase — MKGINTELICESHLFVNNTAVEGATGAIILENKVNASAKKIEGFIDKIKGMRVDLNDADFIVGYESGCLGYSLCRELKDLGIECVILATSTIQGAAKNKVVKNDRMDARMIATNINNSQCKRVHIPTPEEEAVANYMKMVDQHKNALKVIKQEINAFVLRLGFRFPGKSTWTLKHIKWLRELDLDGYNKLTLEEYLHDYETAKNNLERLEQSVVELSQDEKYKEKADKLKCFKGIKEKTAMTMIANTFDFDRFNSANAFAAYLGLVPGENSSGQKENNTSITKMGNSYMRKAMVEAARACVKGKIGYKGKALKARQAGMSAEIIGYADKGTERIQRKYHKLLNRGMPLNKVITACAREFSCFVWGMMTGNIY; from the coding sequence TTGAAAGGGATAAATACGGAGCTTATATGTGAAAGTCACTTATTTGTTAACAACACGGCTGTAGAAGGCGCTACTGGAGCTATTATTTTAGAAAATAAAGTAAATGCTAGTGCAAAGAAGATTGAAGGATTTATTGACAAAATCAAAGGCATGAGAGTTGATCTTAATGATGCTGATTTCATTGTTGGCTATGAGTCCGGCTGCTTAGGTTATTCACTTTGTAGAGAACTGAAGGATCTAGGAATTGAATGTGTTATTTTAGCAACTTCAACGATCCAGGGAGCCGCTAAAAACAAAGTAGTTAAAAACGATAGAATGGATGCGCGTATGATCGCAACCAATATCAATAACTCACAATGTAAAAGAGTTCACATTCCAACACCTGAAGAAGAAGCAGTTGCTAATTACATGAAAATGGTTGATCAGCATAAAAATGCACTAAAAGTTATTAAGCAGGAAATAAACGCTTTCGTACTTCGCTTAGGCTTTAGATTCCCTGGCAAGAGTACATGGACTTTAAAGCATATTAAATGGCTTCGCGAGCTAGATCTGGATGGCTATAACAAGCTGACTCTTGAAGAATATCTACACGATTATGAGACAGCCAAAAATAACTTGGAAAGACTTGAACAGAGTGTTGTTGAGCTTTCACAAGATGAAAAGTACAAGGAAAAAGCTGATAAGCTTAAATGCTTTAAGGGTATTAAGGAGAAGACTGCTATGACTATGATTGCCAACACCTTTGATTTTGACCGATTTAATAGTGCCAATGCTTTCGCTGCTTATCTTGGTTTAGTGCCTGGTGAGAATTCCAGTGGTCAAAAGGAGAACAATACCTCGATCACCAAGATGGGAAACAGCTATATGAGAAAAGCAATGGTAGAAGCAGCAAGAGCATGTGTTAAAGGTAAAATTGGTTATAAAGGCAAAGCATTAAAGGCAAGACAGGCAGGTATGAGTGCAGAAATTATCGGCTATGCGGATAAAGGGACTGAACGTATTCAAAGGAAATATCACAAACTTTTAAACCGAGGTATGCCTTTAAATAAGGTTATTACAGCCTGTGCAAGAGAGTTTTCATGCTTTGTATGGGGAATGATGACTGGAAACATCTATTAG
- a CDS encoding tyrosine-type recombinase/integrase, with the protein MKYKFSLDKGHFITGEEMYTVAELCELCMQAAISEDFTELTRTRYERTVKRILKFAENHGYVEFSEEFAEDYIANGGSDNYGCYKDGRYSKRDRLRFMNLFREQVYEGQIIFRVYGKTRLEPDTDYYRNELEMFVRYLHATGIEENTVLAYRFPVYRMFQYYEINQIMDTSQITVESMPDLFEYLNRFFSPHGGLKNALCGLRAYARYAERDDLLSFFSTLKPRSEKKIIPCLNNEERESLVDVLYSGDILLRDKAIVLLSLTIGIRACDIIALEFDNIDWHSGTISFVQEKTNNPVNDPGLAAVLNAIYDYIVNERPRVSCKNIFLRSFAPYRPLTDHSAIYGIIKRVFTKAEISFDKRICGTTFLRHNVTTHMLRQKIPQEVIASVVGHADVNTTSIYMSADDKEIAECMLPMIKCGVTDE; encoded by the coding sequence ATGAAGTATAAATTTTCTCTTGACAAAGGTCACTTCATAACAGGTGAGGAAATGTATACAGTTGCTGAACTGTGCGAACTATGTATGCAGGCAGCTATCAGTGAAGACTTTACCGAGCTCACCAGAACACGCTATGAACGCACGGTAAAACGAATCTTAAAATTTGCCGAGAATCATGGATACGTTGAATTCAGCGAAGAGTTTGCTGAAGATTATATCGCTAATGGTGGCTCTGATAATTACGGCTGCTATAAGGATGGAAGATATTCAAAACGTGATAGGCTTCGCTTTATGAATCTCTTTCGTGAACAAGTTTATGAAGGCCAGATAATTTTTCGTGTGTATGGAAAGACCAGACTTGAACCTGACACCGATTACTACCGCAATGAGCTGGAAATGTTTGTACGCTATCTTCATGCTACCGGCATTGAAGAAAATACAGTACTTGCATATAGATTTCCAGTATATAGGATGTTTCAATACTATGAGATCAATCAGATAATGGACACGTCACAGATCACTGTTGAAAGCATGCCGGACTTGTTCGAATACCTTAATCGGTTCTTCAGTCCGCATGGAGGGCTGAAAAACGCTTTATGCGGTCTAAGAGCTTATGCAAGATATGCCGAGCGTGACGATCTTCTTTCATTCTTCAGCACGCTGAAGCCAAGATCTGAAAAGAAGATCATTCCCTGCCTGAATAATGAAGAGCGTGAATCATTAGTGGATGTCCTATATTCAGGCGATATTCTTCTGCGTGACAAGGCTATCGTTCTTCTCTCTCTGACGATTGGCATAAGAGCGTGCGATATTATTGCCCTTGAATTTGATAATATTGACTGGCATTCAGGTACAATTTCATTTGTTCAGGAGAAAACAAATAATCCCGTCAATGATCCAGGACTTGCAGCCGTTCTTAATGCCATTTATGACTACATCGTCAATGAGCGGCCAAGAGTGTCATGCAAAAATATTTTTCTCAGAAGTTTTGCACCCTATCGCCCGCTTACTGATCATTCAGCGATTTACGGCATCATCAAAAGAGTCTTTACGAAAGCCGAAATATCATTTGATAAAAGAATATGCGGTACGACATTTCTGCGTCATAACGTCACCACCCATATGCTAAGACAGAAAATACCCCAGGAAGTCATCGCATCAGTTGTCGGACATGCAGATGTTAATACAACGAGCATTTACATGAGCGCCGATGACAAGGAAATTGCGGAGTGCATGCTTCCAATGATCAAGTGTGGTGTTACGGATGAGTGA